In one Antennarius striatus isolate MH-2024 chromosome 15, ASM4005453v1, whole genome shotgun sequence genomic region, the following are encoded:
- the tmem203 gene encoding transmembrane protein 203, which yields MLFSLRELVQWLGFATFELFLHLLALLIFSMLVALRADMFTPTLNWWLVFVPLFAADGLSTYFTAIVSIRLYQENEKRLAVLRLLWVLTVLSLKLVCEVLLCQKLAEQEQARDLWFGLIVSPLFILLQLLMIRACRVN from the coding sequence ATGCTGTTCTCCCTGAGGGAACTCGTCCAATGGCTTGGCTTCGCCACCTTTGAactcttcctccacctgctaGCTCTGCTGATCTTCAGTATGCTGGTCGCTCTGCGAGCTGACATGTTCACCCCAACGCTGAACTGGTGGCTGGTGTTCGTCCCACTTTTTGCTGCTGACGGACTTAGCACTTACTTCACAGCCATCGTGTCCATCCGTCTCTACCAAGAGAATGAGAAGCGTCTCGCGGTGCTGCGACTCCTCTGGGTGCTGACCGTGCTCAGTCTgaagctggtgtgtgaggtgcTGCTGTGCCAGAAGCTGGCTGAGCAGGAACAAGCCAGAGACCTGTGGTTTGGCCTCATCGTCTCACCGCTGTTCATCCTACTGCAGCTGCTGATGATACGGGCTTGTCGAGTCAACTGA